The following DNA comes from Sporichthyaceae bacterium.
CGATCAGGTAGGGCCGCAGGTCCGCGGCGGCGATGATGGCGTGGACCGAGCCGACCCGCTGGGCCCGGCGGATGTCGTGGATCCCCTCGAACTCAGCGGCGACCTGGCCCATCTTCTCGACCCGGACGGTGGTCCGCAGGTCACCGAGCTCCACCCGCAGCGCAGCGGCCCTGGCCCCGTCGGCCTCGGCGATCGCGGTCTCCAAGGCCTTGATCCGGCCGTCGTCGTTGGTCCGCCTGCGGACCTCGCCGGCGAAGACGACCGCAGCCGCGGGCGCGCCGCCGAGCACCGAGGCGTAGGAGCCCTCGACCGCGACGACCTCCATGTTGTCGTTCAGGGTCCCGGAGAACACGACGAACGCACCACCGTGGTAGCGGGAGATGACCGCGAACACGATCGGGCCCTGGAAGTTGGTGATCGCGCGGCCGATCTCGGCGCCGTTCTCCAACTGGACGTTGCGCAGCGACTCCGGCGAACCGTCGAACCCGGACAGGTTCGCGAGCACCACCAGTGGCCGGACCCCGCTCGCGGCGTTGATCGCCCGGGCGGTCTTCTTCGACGACTGCGGGAACAGCGTGCCGCCGGTCCAGATGTCCGGGCCGTCCTTGGGCAGTGCGCCCTTACGCGGAACGGGTTTCGACTCGATCCCGATCACCGCGACCGGGATGCCACCGAGGTGCGCGTCCACGATCACCGAGGTGTCGGCGTCGGCCATGCCGGCCCACCGTTCGAGCACCGCGTGGTCCTGGTCCATCACCGCCCGGATCACGGTCCGGATGTCGAACGGCTTCTTCCGCTCGGCATTCTTCTGCGCGGAGAAGATGTCGCCGACCTTGGTGAAGTCGCTGCCCGCGATGTTGTGCGGGAACTCGCGCACGTCGCGGTCGCGCGGGTCGTTGGTCGGTGCCGGACGCGGGAACCGCTCGCCGGGCGCGCGGTAGGCGTGCTCGTAGTGCGCGAACAGGATTCCCACCGCGGCCGGGATGTTCGGCGCCCAGTACTGCGCCTGGCCGTTCGGGCCCATGACGCGGTCGTAACCGCCGATGCCGAAGTTGTCCTCGGCCGAGACGCCGCCGGAGTAGTCCAGCGACTGCTTGCCGGTCAGCACCATCGCCGAGTCCGGCGTCATGACCAGGATGCCCTTGGTGTGCATCAGCATCGTGGCCTCGGCGTTCCAGTACGGCTGGGCGCCGACGTTGATGCCCGCGACCACGACGTTGATCTCGCCGCCGGCCTGGGTGAACTCGATGATTCGGCGCAATGCCCGGGCCACCCAGTCCATGTTCTCCGTGCCGGACTCCATCGAGATCCGGGCGCCGGAGGACAGCGCCAGCCACTCGACCGGGATGCCTCGGTTTTCTGCGTAGTCCAGTGCCGCGCAGACCCGGTGGCACTCGGCCTCGGCGACCGAACCCAGCGACTTGGTCGGGTCGCCCATCAGCACGACCCGGGTCATGCCCTCCGGGTAGCGCGGAGTGATCGAGGTGACCTCGCCGACCACGATCCCGGCCGTGTTCTTGCCGCGGGGGCGGTCGACCGGGACCAGCACCCCATCGGCCAGATCCAGCTCGGCGAACGTACCGCCCTCACCGGCCAACAATTCGGCCAGTTCGTACGGGTAGATCGCGCCACGGGCCCGGGAGGCCCGGACCTTCTGCGAGTACTCGTCCAGCGGCGGAAGCGGCTCGGTGGGCCGCTCGACGACCGAGATCTGCACCCCGGCGCCGTGCCGGTAGGAGATCAGCACCGCGACCTCGTGCTCGGCGATGTCGTCGGCCTCCTGCAGCCGGCCGACGACCATGACCTCCTCGAGACCCGCACCCGCGGTCATCGGGACGAGGTTGCGCACCACGTGGTGCATCTCGTCCAACGGGACCTTCGCTGTCGGGGCCACCGAGAGCACGATCCGGTTGGACTCGATGCGAAGCTTCGGCGGACGCCGCAGGTGCTGCGCGCGGATGCTCTCCACGCAACCGGCGAGCACCCGCTCGACGGTGGGCACGGCCAGGACCCGGCCGGCCGCGTCGCGCAACGGGTGCACGTCGCGGATCTCGCCGAGAGCGATGAACCGCTGGTCGTCCCGGTTCTCCTTGCCGACTGCGCGGTACAGGTAGATGCCCTCGTCGCCCGGTAGCCGAGTCAGGTCGAAGTTGACCAGCCGCTTGAAGTCCAGCCGCTGCGCCACCAACGGGTGCAGCCCGCGGATCAGACGGTCCTCGACCAGGCTCCCGTCCGCACTCGGGCGGAACGTGAAGTAGTGCGCCCGGGCGGCGATCTCGCCGCCGGCGATGCCGACGGTGACCCGGCGCAGGGTCTCCGGCAACGACAGCTGCGCGGCAGCGGCCCGCAGTTCCTCAGCCATCGCGTCGTGGTCGCTCGGCGCCCCTGCCCAGGACAGGAAGATGTCGACGACCAGCGTCGAGGGTTCCCAGGCGTCGGTGCCCGCGGCGACCACGTTCAGCGCGCCGGACAGCTCGTCGAGCTCGCTGAAGTCGCCGACCGTGGTGATCAGGTGCAACCGTTGGTCGGCCAGCTCGAACTCGGCGGTGACGAACTGGCGGTCCTGCTGCTGGAACAACCGCACCTCTTCCAGCACCCGGGTGCGATAGTAACGCCGCGTCAGAACTTCGAGCAGCGGGCCGAGGTCGGCGGTACCGGTCCCGATCCACTCACTCATCAGCCCGATGATCGGCTCGGGCGAGACGACCATCTCCTCGACCCGCTCGGCACGGTCCGGTGCGTCCGGATTCGCCACCAGGTAAGCCAACTGCTCGCGCACAGCCGTGATGACCTTCGCGCGGTAGGCCATGTTCTGCGGCTTGTCGAAGTAGCGGTACCGCACACTGCGGGCCAGCTCACCGATGACCGGGTTACGGATCACGGTGGCTGTGACAACTCGCTCGAGAACCTCGGCCAACGCATCGTTCGCG
Coding sequences within:
- a CDS encoding carboxyl transferase domain-containing protein; this encodes MFRRIAVVNRGEAAVRLIRAVRELNEERGFRIRTVAMHTEGERSAMFVRQADEAVLLRPSATASVPYLDYAELERALVECGADAAWVGWGFVSEHPGFVELCDRLGITFIGPKAEAMRLLGDKIEAKLVAERVGVPVAAWSGAGGVQSVAEAEQHAERIGYPLIIKAKAGGGGRGIRKVMEPGELTAAYEGTRADAARYFGDDGVFLEALVTGGRHVEVQIIADKHGNVWAPGVRDCSIQRRNQKIIEESASPVLTAEQSLELRRVSMDLIREVGYHGAGTVEYLYDPAAKSFAFLEVNTRLQVEHPITEAATGVDLVKLQILTAGGEALQGECPAEVGHAIEIRLNAEDPDNGFAPAPGQVQFLEFPQGPGIRVDSGIATDDTIPQEFDSMVAKIIASGRDRTEAIARLRRALRDTTVVIKGGTTNKSFVLDLLNREEVLSGSADTAWLDRVGLDAKATLPAHADIALYAVAIDVYAREEATEREAFLVSARGGRPQANHAIGRDVEVRYQGQDYKLRVNQISPARYRVSANGTKAEVAVERQGRFAYRLSVHGRVHRVVLAAGAADHLVEVDGISHRVARDEGGVIRSSAPAVIVSLPVKVGDVVEAGTTVAVLEAMKMETPVVTPVAGRVREVFASVNSQVPAGTPLVRLDPESEETVVCDAPTVVFAGDGESEVEPARRAAAILDALRALVTGYDVSAGEARALVGEYSKVRRALPADDADLVSAELALLTTFSDICELSRNRPSEEEELSDLHVHSPREHLHAYLHSLDIEREGLPESFRSRLLRALAHYDISDLEPSGRLKDAVYRVFLALERGDAQMPVVTALLERWLEVADEATANDALAEVLERVVTATVIRNPVIGELARSVRYRYFDKPQNMAYRAKVITAVREQLAYLVANPDAPDRAERVEEMVVSPEPIIGLMSEWIGTGTADLGPLLEVLTRRYYRTRVLEEVRLFQQQDRQFVTAEFELADQRLHLITTVGDFSELDELSGALNVVAAGTDAWEPSTLVVDIFLSWAGAPSDHDAMAEELRAAAAQLSLPETLRRVTVGIAGGEIAARAHYFTFRPSADGSLVEDRLIRGLHPLVAQRLDFKRLVNFDLTRLPGDEGIYLYRAVGKENRDDQRFIALGEIRDVHPLRDAAGRVLAVPTVERVLAGCVESIRAQHLRRPPKLRIESNRIVLSVAPTAKVPLDEMHHVVRNLVPMTAGAGLEEVMVVGRLQEADDIAEHEVAVLISYRHGAGVQISVVERPTEPLPPLDEYSQKVRASRARGAIYPYELAELLAGEGGTFAELDLADGVLVPVDRPRGKNTAGIVVGEVTSITPRYPEGMTRVVLMGDPTKSLGSVAEAECHRVCAALDYAENRGIPVEWLALSSGARISMESGTENMDWVARALRRIIEFTQAGGEINVVVAGINVGAQPYWNAEATMLMHTKGILVMTPDSAMVLTGKQSLDYSGGVSAEDNFGIGGYDRVMGPNGQAQYWAPNIPAAVGILFAHYEHAYRAPGERFPRPAPTNDPRDRDVREFPHNIAGSDFTKVGDIFSAQKNAERKKPFDIRTVIRAVMDQDHAVLERWAGMADADTSVIVDAHLGGIPVAVIGIESKPVPRKGALPKDGPDIWTGGTLFPQSSKKTARAINAASGVRPLVVLANLSGFDGSPESLRNVQLENGAEIGRAITNFQGPIVFAVISRYHGGAFVVFSGTLNDNMEVVAVEGSYASVLGGAPAAAVVFAGEVRRRTNDDGRIKALETAIAEADGARAAALRVELGDLRTTVRVEKMGQVAAEFEGIHDIRRAQRVGSVHAIIAAADLRPYLIGAVERGIARTLER